Sequence from the Nymphaea colorata isolate Beijing-Zhang1983 chromosome 9, ASM883128v2, whole genome shotgun sequence genome:
TTTCCAGATTGAAGCTGGGGGAGAATTGAGTAGGTGCGTgaatttgttgaaaaaattgaaatgtaGATTGCCAATCAAGGAGAAGATTCTTGACAATGGCGTGCTGAGAGCTAGCGTTGAGGTGAAATTGAGAATTGATTGCCTTTGCCGAAGTGGGCTGAGCCACAGAGATGCGTTCAAGTTGTTGTGGAGAGAGCCTAGGATTATCATTTATGATTTAGAAGATGTACAGAAAAAGATTAATTTTCTGACGGACGAAATTGGGGACCCGATCAGCCTCCTGGTCGAAGTTCCGGAGTATTTGGGTGTTAATCTTGAGAGGCAGATTATTCCTAGATACAAGGTCGTTCAGTGGCTGAGGTCACATGGTGGGCTTGGCATTGAGGTGGGATTGAAAGATCTAGTGAAGTCTAGCAGGCACAAGTTTTACAATTTCTTTGTCAAACCGTATCCGGAATGCGAAAGGATCTTTGGGAAAATGAACAGGGAGGCGGTTCCGAGGAGCAGGCCGGCGGTTGAACTATCCCAATTGCTTAAGCCTCAAAAGTATAAGGAATGTGAGAAGGACTCTGAAAACATAAAGATGTTTATGAAATCTTTGGTTTAGTTCTCTCTGGAAGATTCTTAAGGGAGTTCGATCAGTTTTCTCACAGTAGCACTTCCACCTTCACATCTGTAGGGCCATGAGATGGTAAGATAATTCAAAGGTAAGATGAGATAGTCATGGGGACTTGAGAGCAAGGAAACGAGAAAaggcagaagaagaaaaaggaggagcgATGTCAATTTGGAGTTATGGTGGTTGGAGCAAATGTAGTTCACTCATTATGATGTTATGTACAGATAAATATAGTTCCTCCTGGATTGAAGCGATGCTCGATCTAGCTTATCATAATGAGCCGGAGAGCAGTTAACCTATGCTTAATGAAGTCAGCCTTAATCAGCGACATCCTTCTAATTTCAAAGTTGACATTCTCGGATTCGTTGACTGATGCCGAACTGCAGACCTGTCTAATGCTTCCAGTTACATATTCTGAACAGCATGTTTCTTAAATTCTCGACGTGGTTGGGTTCATGACCTTTTATCGAAGCAATTTCTGAAGGAACCAAGTAATGGGGGCTTCTAGTGGAGGTCTGTATGGTGGGGAAGGTCAGaaagagcgagcgagagagagagagaggccccTCTTGAAGGCTCGGGGCTTGTATTTTCAGATGTACTGACTGTTACAAGTGATATGGAGACAGCGAACTCATGAAAGTTGTACACTCCTCTGTTCTAATAGtggatttcttgcttttcctttgCCTGTGGCTGTTTGCTTTTACTTTTGCCGTTCGTGTTCTGCAGCATGATGTCATTTATGCTACTGGGGTAATAGATTGAGTGTTTccgttttttgcattttcaagaCGATTATCTTTTCACCATATGGAGTTTTGTTCTTCCCATCATCCAAGCTTGGAGTGATTAAGCTTTTAAGTAGCCTCAAGGcaaattcttttccttgttgatCTTCTTAGAAAGTTCAATCCCAATCAAGTGAGTGGTATCTGTAGGACCGTGACCACCTTTATTTTAGTTGCTGCGATGGCATTTGTCTTCTCCTACTTATAATTCATGTCCCTATTTCTGCAGAGAATCCAATGAATCTCCATTATTTGTTCTTCCTAAGGTTGATATCATACTTTCATCTTCTCTTTTACAGCATAAAGGATATTCCTgatgggttttgaatttgacatCCTCAAATAGTACAATGAGACTATGATTTAGGAATTCCAGTGCCTTGCCTTGTTGGTTCTGAATATATATCGTCATCTAAGTGTTTGTTGGCCACTACGGTGTAGATAATTTCTGAGACAGTGGAATCCACATCAGTAACCTTGTCGGAAGTTGAAACTCCGGAAAAAGTATCGGGGAAGTGGAAAACGTGAAAAGGTGGCTATTTTCCGTGGTTGATACTCCTTGGTTCTTGTTTTCATTGTGATGGTAGCAAATGAGGAAGATGGAGTTATCAACCGCACTTCCCTGCCTACCTCCAAACTGTAGTAGACTTGAGACTTTTTCCCGGTTTTGTATTCCCAATTAGGGATAGGTCCACAAATGCTTATCATTGTTAGCGGCATTCTAAACCTTGACTGGTTTTGCAGAGTTTCTCAGTCTTAGCTAGATATGGCATTTGCATCTCTCCATGTTACCAGCTGGTTTAATACATTTCTAGGTTCTCCTTGGTcatggaaaaattttgaatccattgGAAATTGATCTCAAATTAAACCAAATGTCTGTCTTTAGCATTGGTATTATATGTTAACCCATAGTAGTAATGTTTAAATTACTGTTTCTTATGTGGTGTTTTGGCTgtgtttatttcttttattgtatcTTTGGTAGCTTCTGtataatattctttttcttgggaacAGAGAAACCACTCACAGTCGGTCGAAAAAGATCacccaaaagagaaaaagcactcaCAGGGTGAGTGGCCTTGTTATGTTGGTTTAACTTGTGGTACCTACAATGCTTCCCCAACAGTATCAAACACTGTAGGTTGAAAGCCCTTCTCAGACAAGTATCCCCAAACCCTGTCCTAGAAGAATCCACAGATCAGGGGTTAAAAATTCATGAACAAGGTACCTCTTTGACCGTGCCAACTGCTAGGGTTCTATGCATGATTTCCATAATTGCTGAAATAGGTAAAATTTCTGAAGTTGCTCAAACAGGCATTGATCTCTGAACTGTTGGAAGGAAGGAACACTTTCCTGCCCAATCAGTTGGCTTAGATAGAATAACTCCAAATGGCCCAAGGCAGCATTTGATCAATCTTAAATTCCCGCCCGGGTCCTAGAACCTGTTGCGGCGGCGACTGACCAAtccattttatttcagatcAGTTGGTTTACTCAGAACTGATGTCCAAAATACAAAAAGGAGAGATGCCAAGTATAAAACCTACCAATGAAGTATGGACATATGATCGTCGTATCGCAACAGAAGCCCATTTAAGCATCTCCCTTGTGTTTGGTTTATGTCATACCCCTTGTGTCCCTTTCCAAAGCCTGCTTTTTATTAAACTGGATGTGTCTGTATTGTTATACAAGtaaaagaatatcatgtattGCTGCAGGTAAATCCAATGTGTGTTAAATAAGAGATAAACATAACTCAAGATACCTCATGGTTTTACTGGTTTCTTACCCCACGTGGGTGTGGGTTGATGCAGATAGAGAAGAAAAACTGAACGGGCCAATCTCGCTGCTCTCTTTAGTCGAAGACAGCTAAACACACCGGAGGTCAAGTGAGAACGGGCTCTGATGAAGGGCCAAAGATGACCAAGACCCTCACACCATATGCAGCCTATTAAGACTCAAGAATGCTCATGACCAAGCAAATGTCATCACGGGAAAGAGAAATTTTCACGGCTTAAAGTGCAATGCAAATGCAATTGACATTAAGGAATTGAGCATTATATCGCTGAGAGTGGTGAGCATATGATGTCATTTAGAACGGGCACACGAGGGATGCCAATGGAACTTTTTCCTGCTGTGGATCAGATTGTCTGACCCGTATCGGCAACGAACAAGTTTCATCCTTTGATAATAAATCCCTTAGGGCGTATGCCGACGGTGGTGAGGAGTGTCTTAGACAGACGTTTGCTCGTTCAAACATGGCGCAAGTCGTCCCGCGACACTATTcacaattttaacaaaaaaaagtacaatTCCTCCTTGTTTTCTGCCGTGCGACGAAGGACACAAGGTAGAGGTTCGTGCTCCTGGCGTTCAAACCCAAACACGCCTTGGACATCACAGACGCTCTGTCGGTGAGGCGACAATAGGCGCGACAGGTTGACAAAGCGTGGCCATGTGTCTCCCAAGTTGGGAGTAAAATTTCTTCAgcgaaaacagaaaaaattaaCCAGTGCAACTTGCGTTTTGTGGCAGAGTAAATTTTTAGAAGACAGTAACCAAAAAAAAGTGCAAATATCTTCCATGGTTGGTCGTCTGGTCTTATTGGTTGATCTGCAAAACTTGTTTTTGAACAAAGCTTCAATTTGGTGAAGTTTTCTTTTCGCTGTGTATTTGAAAAGAACGAAATGATGCACCATTTCGCAGAAAAACGTCCGAAATATTGACATGAACAAGCCAACTCAGAGCCACCAATAAAAGCGTCTATGAGCAACCAAGTTGGCTTTGGACTTTCTCCCGCATTGATTGTCACCGACAACTTCGAGCTTTATTTGAATACcatcgatttgttattgtttagcAACATAGtagatttcataattttttttattttacaaacttATAGGAGACTATTCATTTGATATATTTAGCAAATTGATAGTTGTTCATAAGAGAACAACTTATTGATGTCCAACAATATAGCATGCCGCTTTGTCGGTATTCACAATATGTGCAACCTATGAAGCCAAGCTGCATAATTTTGGATACTAATGATCATCAGTGTAAATGGATTTTGGATACTAATGAACATCAGTGTAGATGGTGAACCTATCTACAGGCTCCTGGAAATGGCTTACATCTGAACTATGTGACTTGAACATATCCTTCATAGATTTTATTAAATCGCATCATACTTCGAAGAGTTTCCACCTCTAATGAGTGACAGATTATACTGGGAACGCCAGAAGGGGTGGATGGCATGCCCAGTTTATTTAGATGCTTGCTATCTGTGAATGGAATCAATTAAAATAAACTGCTATCTTGGAAAACAAGATGTTTGAAACATAAGCTTCAATCTGAGGCAAATATCTGTCTAAGTATGACTAGACAGCATCCATAATTTCGGCCTCACGTCACGAAAAACATTATAGACCTGTGGTTTCCTCACATTAACAATGCATAGAACTGTCGGCACGCCTGTGAATGCAGAAATTTTCGTGTCACATGCGCGTGCTTGCATGTTCATGTTCGCACAGTTAAACAACAGTAGACATTTGGCCTCTGAGGCCATAGATTAGGTAATGGGACCAGATAAATGGTCAAAGGTGATCACTTGATTTATATGCATCAAAACACATTGCCATTAATAGGCAAGGGTGCCAATACTTAACCCAGATACAGTCCTCCGGGTTATTCTCCCAAAAATTTAGGAGATGCAATGAAATTGTTTCCTTTAACAGCACTACCTTAGACAGGATATGGAACCATTTCCAGAAACATTGGCATCAATTCTCGTAGAAGTCCCATGAGACATGTCGAATAAATCGGCAGACATATTACAGGAAAAAAGACCAACTTGCCAAAAGCCTTCGCACTTGGAAAAAGAAATCCAACTATGAGCCCATTAAGTTCTTCAACAGCATGTCCAAGAAGAAATATGGTGGTTCTTCTTCTTACGGGTCGGAATCATGCTTCCTCTAAATTAgatgacaagaagaaaaaaaaaatcaaaaaacaaagataaaaagaCCATCTCAAACAACTTTCTTTGATCAATTATCCCGTATCCTGACCTTGTTATTCCTTATGAATATCATCTAAAGGGATTTCTTAAGCTATTTCCATTATTAGCTTGACTAATGAAAGCATTTGAAGAACCGAAGCAACTGCTCTTTATCTCGAACAAAGAACAGAAGCATTTTTCAGGATCTGCAGAAAGGGGTATTGACAAGGACGACCAAAGAGACGACTACATTTCTGAGACTTTTCTATGTTGTAGCATCTGGCGAAAATGGAACTCTGCCACAGACAGGACATCAATATGATCGAAATTCACATCTCAAATAGTACAAAGCCGCATTCACAACTACCCAAATCTCCATTAACAAAAAAACCATCCAAAGTACTACTTCTTAAATCAAACCAAAAAATCAATTCATATCACGCAGATCCACAACAGATGAGGGTACATGGATAAAAAGAATCGAGTTCACACCATGAGCTCTATGTATAAAGTTAACCAGGCACAGTACGCTTCCTTTCTTACAACAAAGCAGTAATGCCGCTAATCACCAGAAGGGAAGAAAGCAAGACTCCACCGCCCACAAGCCTAGATGTAGGTGCTGCCGAGGGTGAGGTAGTTGCAGGGGATGAATTTGGAGAACCATTTGTAGAAGACACCGACGACGAAGGGGAGATATCTGATACATTAGTGTCTGGAGCTGGAGCAGGCGCGGGCGCTGGAGGAGGGGCGGCGCCAAAGATTGCCTCAGGCAACAGCACTCCACCAACTTGGTATACAGCAACCGGGTAGGTCGACAGAACGGCGCTGCCAATCTTGGTGGTAGTCCAGCCGCTGTAGACGTGAATGGTGCCAGAGTCATCTGTGAAATTCAGAGTAAATGGTCCTCCTGCAAATGTGGCAACAGGGCTAAGTTTGCTCAGGTTACGGAAGTCGGCCAGGCTATAGAATTTGGGCAGTGAATGAAAAAGAAGCAAGTTTTTAAGCTGATCCTGTGTGAGGTTTGAAAGAGAAGGTTTTTTAAGGGAGGAGAATGCATCATCAGTAGGGACAAAGATTGTAACTCCCTGGTGACTGTCATTTGCTTGGTGTTGCAAGGTCTCAATCACTTTGGTGGATTCAAGATAGCTTAGAAACTGGTGGTATGGACCAGTGACAGTGAGCAGGTCTGTAAGGTTCACAGAAAAGGGAGCAGGGGCAGGAGCAGGGGATGGAGAGGGAGGTTTTGTTGCACCATAGGCCGCTGAACCGGTCATTAGAATCATAATGGCAACCTTCAGAAACATAGCGCCCTCCATCCTCAGATCCCTGAGAGGAGACAtcacacaaacaaaaaaaaacaaagaaagaaactagCCTCGTCAGATCCGAACCCAAATCTGAGTCTACACAGCAGAAAAATTTGTGTTCAACAGTTCTAAGCATGTAAAGTgtagaaagcaaaagaagaaaactgttagaaagcaaaagaagaaaactgtACCAGTGTATTACTCGTTGAAACCCTAAACTACCAGATCTATTTCTGCATTCAGCCATTCACATATAGAAGCAAGATTCCTCAATAGAAAACTACATCAAGATGGCTTAGTAAAGCTAAGATACCAAAAAAACGAACCAAGATTCTTCCGAACTGGATGTCCTTTCCCACATTCATAAAACGCTGAGTGTTTCTACAAAGGTATGGGGTTCCTACCTCAACAACTTCGTTTTTTTTGCTCCAACGGCATAATGTCGAAGAATACTACCCAATGCTCGAgggagaaaataaaacacagCAGTGCTGGGGAAATAAACAAAGAACCAAAAACAAATATCTTCCTGAAAATCCCATTCTTCAGCTACAGTGTTACTCCTAAACATTCATGCGAAATGCATTCACCCAAAAAGTCAACACATCCAAGTGACTACAGTGTTACTCACTCTTTGCTCAGAAACTCGGCAGTAGATGAAAAGAGCAAGTTGCAGCAGTAGTTGCAGAGACAAAGAAACGCaccttagagagagagagagagagagatgcagtCGGTCGATTAGGTCAAGGGTAACATGGAAGGGTTTTATTGAAGATTATATAGAAAAGGTAGGCATGTGATTTAAGAGTATGTGATGCGGAAAAGTTCTGGTGCCAGCCGGTGGGGGTCGGTATGAGGGGGACTTTTGCTTGTGCGAATGACTTTCCAACTCCTTTTCTGTCTTTTATTAAGGAGAAACGAGATCAGATCTGGTCGCTTCATGAATATGTTTTCAATTGAACTTGCATCTTTACTGTCAGTTGCATTCATCCGAGCTTCGATCATTTACGTGCAGGCGGTGGAGACCACCTGAAACACATTATTAAGGCTCATAATAGCTGCCATCTATCGTTCCaagatggaaaaagaaacaCTACATATCAAACTCCTGTTACACAACCTCTTGCCTAAATTGTAAACCCAGTTTCAATTTTGCAGCAAGTGATTTGCTTGTTTCAAAATGTAAATCATCTCGCACTAATTATTATTAAGCTCCCCACTGTACCTTTCTCGGCCTTTTAGTCTTGATCGAAACAACGCCCCAAAACTGAACCACTACAACAAATAGCCATTTTTGAGTCTCTGAACTCGTTATAGAAGGATTGTATCTGAGTCTGTATCAAAGCAATGGCTCGAGTTGGGGTTAATTTAGACCCACTCAGTTCATGTAAGTGGGTCCCTGAGGATTGGTGTGAAAAGAGCCTTGCATTTGGTGGCAGATAGAAGGCAGTAATTTGAGTTAGCAATTCAGGTAGGCTATCAAAATCGCCCGTGTTCTCCAATTCTTTAGTAATCGCTTTGGAATTACAAGCTGGCCTGTTCCTTCCAACCAACCTGGTAACCCAATTGAAGAAATGATGATGTTCTTGTCCCCTTCCTCAactttgttccttttcttctacATTCTTTCTGTTCATTGTCGGTCGCCATTGCCATCCTTGCATTGCCAACTAAGAGATGTGAAATCTTGCGAACACGTGATGCTGAAACTTTAttcaaggatttttttttctgttttaatatatatttcaaggaTGGTGTGCTCCTTTATATTTGGTGAGAGGTAGCTGTTGTGTCGATTTTtagccattttcttcttccagaTGGGCGTGAATCCACCCACTTCTCTTCAAGGCGTGCAAGCTCTAAATTAATAACACTGGAAAGCTGCAATATATTGGACTCCTAGCTGAAATgctataatttaaaaaattttggttttgtgaaaaccaattTTGTTGAAATTCGGAGTTTTgtaaaacttggtttggatGTTTAGATGACGAgtgaaaaacttggtttaaaagCAGTTTTGCTTGAAAAACATGGGGGCAGGCAGCTTTTTCAAGCCGGTTATGGAAACCAAGTTTTGGCAAAACTGGATTTTAACTAAATCAACTTTTAATGTCATTCAACATTCTTAAAATTGAGTTTGGGGACAAACCCAGGTTTTATCTCCGGAAACTTGGTTTTagtttgtcatccaaacactcctTAAAACTCATTCATGTATCTCATCttatcactttttcttttttcttttttttttttaataccaatGCAATTCCAGAGAAACCCTGGGCCAAGAGACTTTATCATTGGCTCAACATAATTGCTTAGACTTGTATAAAGGGTTGGCACTCATAAAAATTAAACTAATGACTTGCCTCACAGTCCACCCAACCAGTTACTCCAAACTCTTTGGgacacatttttcaaattccATTAATGCATCAGGTCCAGCTCTTGTTGCCTCAGGATACATTTGggaataaaaaagataaagtcGACTTTATAAATGTAATATAATTTATAATCTCGTATCTAAAATCATGAAAGATCCTGGGAGACTTATAGGTCATGTTTGATTAGATCTTAGGTCGGCAGTGATCTATATCTACGGTTTTGTAGTCCAAAGCCCCCTCCCTTTTTTCCCCaattggatctaaaatccatgcTTTTTACACTATAgtgtggatttgagatccacgttAGGGGTGGataaaactgtggatttcagttGTCATGGATTTTAGTTCTCCTCGGACCTATATTGATAATCAAACGCTTTTAAAAGGAGATTTCTTAAGAGATAGATTATCCTCATTTCTAGTCTTTTTAGAACTAAAACCAAAACTATTGCGGATTGAGGTTGAGATCCATCAAATTGGGTGCCTGAATCAAATGGGAGTGAATTGCATTGTTATTATGGTATCAGATCTGATTCAATACTTATACTTAAGGTCTCACACATTTGGATGtgtatgcataaaaaaaatgtagattGTAGCACTCTAAAAGTTTACTCTCATATTTATTatcattgttttaatttttatccttTTCGGGATTAGAATAGAAGCTAGTAGAAGAGTGGACAAGGTTATTACGGTGCAAAAGTTATTTATTAACATAACTTATTTTCCAAGGCTCACGGACGGGTTCAATCTTGCGTGCGAGGTCTTTTGATTTTAATGTTGTAAAAATTGGTCTGCATTAATTGGTCAATTACAATGGAATTGGTTGttgaaagttttttattttaaattattttgatattttt
This genomic interval carries:
- the LOC116260825 gene encoding fasciclin-like arabinogalactan protein 7 isoform X2, whose product is MEGAMFLKVAIMILMTGSAAYGATKPPSPSPAPAPAPFSVNLTDLLTVTGPYHQFLSYLESTKVIETLQHQANDSHQGVTIFVPTDDAFSSLKKPSLSNLTQDQLKNLLLFHSLPKFYSLADFRNLSKLSPVATFAGGPFTLNFTDDSGTIHVYSGWTTTKIGSAVLSTYPVAVYQVGGVLLPEAIFGAAPPPAPAPAPAPDTNVSDISPSSSVSSTNGSPNSSPATTSPSAAPTSRLVGGGVLLSSLLVISGITALL
- the LOC116260825 gene encoding fasciclin-like arabinogalactan protein 7 isoform X1 is translated as MFRSNTVAEEWDFQEDICFWFFVYFPSTAVFYFLPRALGSILRHYAVGAKKTKLLRDLRMEGAMFLKVAIMILMTGSAAYGATKPPSPSPAPAPAPFSVNLTDLLTVTGPYHQFLSYLESTKVIETLQHQANDSHQGVTIFVPTDDAFSSLKKPSLSNLTQDQLKNLLLFHSLPKFYSLADFRNLSKLSPVATFAGGPFTLNFTDDSGTIHVYSGWTTTKIGSAVLSTYPVAVYQVGGVLLPEAIFGAAPPPAPAPAPAPDTNVSDISPSSSVSSTNGSPNSSPATTSPSAAPTSRLVGGGVLLSSLLVISGITALL